CCGGGCCGGCGATGCCGGTGATCGAGACGGCAAGCCGCGACGACAGCCGCTCGCGGCCGCCTTCCGCCATGGCGCGCGCGACCGGCTCGCTGACCGCGCCATGCTGGCAGATCAGCTCGGCCGGGACACCGGCCAGCACCGTCTTCGCCTCGTTGGAGTAGGTCACGAGCCCGCCGAGCACCATGCTGGACGAGCCGGAGATCGCCGTCAGGGCGCCCGCAACCAGCCCGCCCGTGCAGGATTCGACCGTCGCGACGGTAATGCCGCGCTCGCGCGAGATGGTCAGCAATTCGGCGGCCAGCGAACGGATGTCGAGATCGAACATGGCCTCACTCCGGTTCCGGCAGGCGGATCGTCGCGGTGGCGAGTGCAGCGAGGCCCTCGCCACGCCCGGTGAAGCCGAGACGCTCCGAGGTCGTTGCCTTCACGCCAACCTGGTCTAGGCGCAGGCCCGCGATCTCGGCGATGCGGGCGCGGATGGCATCGCGATGCGGGCCGACCTTCGGGCCCTCGCAGACGATGGTCAGGTCGAGATGATCGATCCGCCCGCCGCGCTGCTGGACACGTTGGGCGGCGAAGGCGAGGAAACGGTCCGAGGAGGCGCCGCACCATTGCGGATCGCTCGGCGGGAAATGGCTGCCGATATCCCCATCGGCCAGGGCGCCCAGCACGGCATCGGTGAGCACATGCAGGGCGACGTCGCCGTCGGAATGGGCCGTGACCCCTCGGCTGTGCGGGATGCGGATGCCGCCGAGCCAGACATGGTCACCCTCGGTGAAGGCGTGGACGTCATAGCCGGTGCCGGTGCGGGTGACGAGTGGGCGGGCGAGGCGCTGCTCGGCCAACTCGAAATCGCCGGGATAAGTCAGCTTCAGGTTCATCGGATCTCCGGCGAAGGTCGCGACCCGGTGGCCGGCCCATTCCATGATGGCGGAATCGTCGGTGAAGCCGCCGGCTCCGGCGGCATGGGCGGCCCGATGCGCGGCCAGCAGCGGCTGGAAGGCGAAGGCTTGCGGCGTCTGTACCGAAACGAGCTGCTCGCGCGGCAGGGTCTCTTCGATCAGTCCTGACGTGTCGACGCGCTTGACGGTATCGGTGACCGCGAGAGCCGGGATCGCGGCGGTGTGCTCTGCGCTCGCCGCCAGCGCCCGCTCGATCAGAGTCGATGAGACGAAGGGGCGGGCTGCGTCATGCACGAGCACGCTGCCCGCGAACCCGGCGGCAGCGAGCGCCTCCAGTCCTGCGCGAACCGAATCCTGCCGGGTCTCGCCGCCTTCGATCGGTGCTGTCAGCCGGGCACGGGCCGCCTCCGAAAGATGGTTGATCGCATCGTCGTAGCGTGCGGCATCGCCCGCTCCGATCACCACCAGCGCGGTGCCGATCCGGCCATCCGCCAGGAAGGGCTCGAGCGTACGGCACAGCACAGGCAGGCCGCCGAGCCGTTGGTATTGCTTCGGAGCCTCAGCTCCGGCGCGCAGGCCGCGCCCGGCGGCAACGATCAGGGCTGCGACGGCCGGTGTCATCGATCCTCTTGGGTCCGGATTACGGGGCCTCGCTGATAGGACGGCAAAGGCCTGCCGCCAAGTCATCAGCACGTCGAAGCAGGAAGCGACATGAGAATCCATCTCCGCGCATGTCGATATTGCATTGCAACATGGTGTGAAATTCTCTTGCGCGGCGCACCATTTGTCCAATAAATCGGCAGAATGGAAACTGCCTCAAATTCGGGCGAGCGTAAAGCGTCGATCGGCGGGCTGCTGCCGGTCTCGCGCGCTTTCCTCGCGCCGATGTCGGGCGTGACCGATCTCGCCATGCGCCGGATCGCCGCGCGCTTCGGCGCCGGGCTCGTGGTGTCCGAGATGGTCGCGTCGGACGAGCTCGTCCGCGGCAGCGAGGAGGCACGGCTGCGGGCCGAGGGCGCCGGCGTCACGCCGCATGTCGTCCAGCTCGCCGGCTGCGAGGCGCGCTGGCTCGCCGAAGCCGCGCAGGTCGCCGAGGCGTCGGGCGCGGATATCGTCGACATCAATATGGGCTGCCCGGCCAAGCGCGTCGTCGGCGGTTGGGCCGGCTCGGCGCTGATGCGCGATCTCGACCATGCCGTCGGCCTGGTCGAGGCCGTCGTTGCAGCGGTGAAGGTGCCGGTCACGGTCAAGATGCGGCTCGGCTGGGACGATGCCAGCCGCAACGCGCCGGAGCTGGCGCGCCGGGCTGTCGTTGCCGGCGTAGCTGCGATCACCGTTCATGGCCGCACGCGGCAGCAATTCTACAAGGGGCAGGCCGACTGGGCCGCGATCCGCCCGGTGCGCGTGGCCGGCACGTTCCCGCTGGTCGCCAATGGCGACATCGCGACATCGGCACAGGCGCGATCCTGCCTGGAACGGTCGGGCGCCGACTATGTCATGGTCGGTCGCGCCGCGATGGGCCGGCCCTGGCTGCCCGGCGCGATCGGCGCCGAGCTCTCCGGCCGCGAGCCGGTGGAGATTTCGCTCGCCGCCAAGCACGACATCGCCCGCGAGCATTATGAGGGCCTGCTGTCGCTGATGGGGCGCGAATCCGGCGTCCGTCATGCCCGCAAGCACCTTGCCGCCTATGCCGACGAGGCGCTCGCCAGCGGGCTGGAGCCCGACGAGAGCGCCCGCCGCGAACTGCTCACCACCACTGAACCCGCGCGCGCGATCGCTGCGCTCAGGCAATTGTTCTCAAGCGACCGCCTCGGCGCCGCCGCCTGATCACGAAAGTCCGCATATGACGATGGCGATATTCAACGACGGTGTGGAGGGGCGGCACGATCCCTTGTCCGACCTGCTCGAAATCCAGGCACTGAACGTCCTGCCCATGCCCGTGCTGGTGATCGGGGAGCGGCATGGCATCCTCTACGCCAACACCGCTGCCGAAGATTTTTTCCAGGCCAGCGCGCTTGTCCTGAAGCGCCAGCGCCTCGATGACCTCGTCGCCTTCGGCTCCCCGGTCCTGGGACTGGTCGAAGAGGTGCAGCGCCGCGGCGCCAGCGTCAGCGAGTATCGGCTCGAGCTCGCCTCGCCTCGGCTCGGCCTCGACCGGATCGTCGACGTCTTTGCCTCATTGCTGCCCAGCCAACCCGATGCCGTGGTGCTTCTGCTGCAAGAACGAACAATTGCCGAAAAAATGGACAGGCAATTGACGCATAGAGGGGCAGCCCGCTCAATCACGGCGCTCGGCGCCATGCTGGCGCATGAGATCAAGAACCCGCTCTCCGGCATCCGCGGGGCGGCGCAATTGCTCGAGGCTTCGGTCGGCGACGAGGACCGCCTGCTGACGCAGTTGATCTGCGACGAGGCCGATCGGATCGTGAAGCTGGTCGAGCGCGTCGAATTGTTCGGCGACGAGCGTCCGAGCGAGCGCGGGCCGGTCAACGTCCATGACGTGCTCGACCATGTGAAGCGGCTGGCGCAGTCGGGCTTTGCCCGACACATCCGCTTCAGCGAAGCCTACGATCCGTCGCTGCCTCCGGTCGCCGGCAATCGCGACCAACTCGTCCAGGTGCTGCTCAACCTGGTCAAGAACGCGGCCGAGGCGATCGGTCAGGATGCCATGGACGGCGAGATCACGCTGACCACAGCCTATCGTCCGGGCATCCGCATGCAGGCGCCTGGCTCCGGTACCCGGCTCGCTCTGCCGCTCGAGATCGGCGTCCGCGACAACGGGCCTGGCGTGCCGCCCGACCTGCACCAACTCCTGTTCGATCCCTTCGTCACCACCAAGGCGCAGGGAAGTGGCCTTGGACTTGCACTCGTCGCCAAGGTGATCGGCGATCACGGTGGAATCGTCGAATGCGAGTCCGCGCCGCGACGCACGACATTCCGCATTCGATTGCCCCTGCACGAGGCGAAGCCGTCTCAGGCCGGGTGAAAAGACGAGTAGGACACGGAAAAAGCGCATGCCGACGGGTAACATCCTCATCGCCGACGACGACGCCGCGATCCGCACCGTCCTCAATCAGGCGCTCGCCCGCGCCGGCTACGAGGTCCGCACCACCGGCCAGGCGGCGACGCTCTGGACCTGGGCGGCGCAAGGCCTCGGCGACCTCATCATCACCGACGTCGTGATGCCGGACGGCAACGCCTTCGATCTCCTGCCGCGCATCAAGCGGGTCCGGCCCGAGCTGCCGATCATCGTGATGAGCGCGCAGAACACCTTCATGACCGCGATCAAGGCTTCCGAGCGCGGCGCCTATGAATACCTGCCCAAGCCCTTCGACCTGAAGGAACTCGTCGCCATCGTCGGGCGGGCGCTGTCGCGGCCGCGCGGCGATGCGCCGCGCAACCATGCCGCCGAGCCCGAGGACATCCCGCTGGTCGGCCGCTCGCCGGCGATGCAGGATGTCTACCGCGCTTTGGCGCGGCTGATGCCCATCGACCTCACCGTAATGATCAACGGCGAATCCGGCACCGGCAAGGAGCTGGTCGCCCGCGCCCTGCACGACTACGGCAAGCGCCGCAATGGCCCCTTCGTCGCGATCAACATGGCGGCGATCCCGAAGGACCTGATCGAATCGGAGCTGTTCGGCCACGAGAAGGGCGCCTTCACCGGAGCGCTGACCCGCTCCTCCGGCCGCTTCGAGCAGGCCGAGGGCGGCACGCTCTTCCTCGACGAGATCGGCGACATGCCGATGGAGGCGCAGACGCGCCTGCTGCGCGTGCTGCAGCAGGGCGAATACACCACCGTCGGCGGCCGCACCCCGATCAAGACCAATGTCCGCATCGTCGCCGCGACCAACAAGGACCTGCGCATCTCGATCGCGCACGGGCTGTTCCGCGAAGACCTGTTCTTCCGCCTCAATGTCGTGCCGATCCGCCTGCCGCCGCTGCGCGAGCGCGTCGAGGACATTCCGGATCTCGTCCGCCATTTCTTCGCGATGGTCGAGAAGGAGGGACTGCCGCACAAGCAGATCGATTCGGAAGCGATGGACGTGCTGCGGCGCTATCGCTGGCCCGGCAATGTCCGTGAGCTGGAGAATCTGGTGCGGCGTCTGGCCGCGCTCTATCCGCAGGAGACGATCACGGCGCCGATC
This genomic interval from Bosea sp. 29B contains the following:
- a CDS encoding CinA family protein codes for the protein MFDLDIRSLAAELLTISRERGITVATVESCTGGLVAGALTAISGSSSMVLGGLVTYSNEAKTVLAGVPAELICQHGAVSEPVARAMAEGGRERLSSRLAVSITGIAGPDGGSEAKPVGLVHFACADGTRTLHREKRFGAQGRDEIRRLSVLEALDLLREAALTVE
- a CDS encoding bifunctional 2-C-methyl-D-erythritol 4-phosphate cytidylyltransferase/2-C-methyl-D-erythritol 2,4-cyclodiphosphate synthase: MTPAVAALIVAAGRGLRAGAEAPKQYQRLGGLPVLCRTLEPFLADGRIGTALVVIGAGDAARYDDAINHLSEAARARLTAPIEGGETRQDSVRAGLEALAAAGFAGSVLVHDAARPFVSSTLIERALAASAEHTAAIPALAVTDTVKRVDTSGLIEETLPREQLVSVQTPQAFAFQPLLAAHRAAHAAGAGGFTDDSAIMEWAGHRVATFAGDPMNLKLTYPGDFELAEQRLARPLVTRTGTGYDVHAFTEGDHVWLGGIRIPHSRGVTAHSDGDVALHVLTDAVLGALADGDIGSHFPPSDPQWCGASSDRFLAFAAQRVQQRGGRIDHLDLTIVCEGPKVGPHRDAIRARIAEIAGLRLDQVGVKATTSERLGFTGRGEGLAALATATIRLPEPE
- the dusB gene encoding tRNA dihydrouridine synthase DusB, producing METASNSGERKASIGGLLPVSRAFLAPMSGVTDLAMRRIAARFGAGLVVSEMVASDELVRGSEEARLRAEGAGVTPHVVQLAGCEARWLAEAAQVAEASGADIVDINMGCPAKRVVGGWAGSALMRDLDHAVGLVEAVVAAVKVPVTVKMRLGWDDASRNAPELARRAVVAGVAAITVHGRTRQQFYKGQADWAAIRPVRVAGTFPLVANGDIATSAQARSCLERSGADYVMVGRAAMGRPWLPGAIGAELSGREPVEISLAAKHDIAREHYEGLLSLMGRESGVRHARKHLAAYADEALASGLEPDESARRELLTTTEPARAIAALRQLFSSDRLGAAA
- a CDS encoding ATP-binding protein; its protein translation is MPVLVIGERHGILYANTAAEDFFQASALVLKRQRLDDLVAFGSPVLGLVEEVQRRGASVSEYRLELASPRLGLDRIVDVFASLLPSQPDAVVLLLQERTIAEKMDRQLTHRGAARSITALGAMLAHEIKNPLSGIRGAAQLLEASVGDEDRLLTQLICDEADRIVKLVERVELFGDERPSERGPVNVHDVLDHVKRLAQSGFARHIRFSEAYDPSLPPVAGNRDQLVQVLLNLVKNAAEAIGQDAMDGEITLTTAYRPGIRMQAPGSGTRLALPLEIGVRDNGPGVPPDLHQLLFDPFVTTKAQGSGLGLALVAKVIGDHGGIVECESAPRRTTFRIRLPLHEAKPSQAG
- the ntrC gene encoding nitrogen regulation protein NR(I) encodes the protein MPTGNILIADDDAAIRTVLNQALARAGYEVRTTGQAATLWTWAAQGLGDLIITDVVMPDGNAFDLLPRIKRVRPELPIIVMSAQNTFMTAIKASERGAYEYLPKPFDLKELVAIVGRALSRPRGDAPRNHAAEPEDIPLVGRSPAMQDVYRALARLMPIDLTVMINGESGTGKELVARALHDYGKRRNGPFVAINMAAIPKDLIESELFGHEKGAFTGALTRSSGRFEQAEGGTLFLDEIGDMPMEAQTRLLRVLQQGEYTTVGGRTPIKTNVRIVAATNKDLRISIAHGLFREDLFFRLNVVPIRLPPLRERVEDIPDLVRHFFAMVEKEGLPHKQIDSEAMDVLRRYRWPGNVRELENLVRRLAALYPQETITAPIVEAELQPATGAPIQAGSSSSAPERAETLSGSVERHLGQYFGGFGDQIPPPGLYHRILREIEPPLIAAALAATRGNQIRAAELLGLNRNTLRKKIRELDMQVVRSPR